In Lysobacter firmicutimachus, one genomic interval encodes:
- a CDS encoding dicarboxylate/amino acid:cation symporter, with protein sequence MKKSGSRFYLWVLGAIVLGGVVGHYFPDFAVKLKPLGDGFISLIKMLIAPIIFLTVVLGIAGVSDVKKVGRVGVKAIVYFEVVSTIALVIGLIVVNTLKPGSGFNADPATLDASAVEKYASAAKDQSTVDFLLHIIPKTFTDAFTGNGDLLQVLLLAVLFGFALLHMGKSGEKVIDLFETVSKAFFGMMGMIMKLAPIGAGAAMAFTIGKYGVDSLGPLARLMGSFYLTCAVFILLVLGAIAYFTGFSILRFIRYIRDELLLVLGTSSSESALVPLMRKLERLGCSKPVVGLVVPSGYSFNLDGTNIYLTMATIFIAQALNVELTLTQELTLLAVAMLTSKGASGVTGAGFITLAATLTVVPAVPVAGLALILGIDRFMSEARALTNFIGNGVATIVVARWENELDRDRLQRELLNPPSATDLDVDLPSDHHGPLADKTA encoded by the coding sequence ATGAAAAAGTCCGGCTCGCGCTTCTATCTCTGGGTGCTCGGCGCCATCGTCCTCGGCGGCGTGGTCGGCCATTACTTCCCCGACTTCGCGGTCAAGCTCAAGCCGCTCGGCGACGGCTTCATCTCGCTGATCAAGATGCTGATCGCGCCGATCATCTTCCTGACCGTGGTGCTCGGCATCGCCGGCGTATCCGACGTGAAGAAGGTCGGACGGGTCGGGGTCAAGGCGATCGTCTACTTCGAAGTCGTCTCGACGATCGCCCTGGTGATCGGCCTGATCGTGGTCAATACGCTCAAGCCCGGCTCGGGCTTCAACGCCGACCCGGCCACGCTCGACGCCAGCGCGGTGGAGAAATACGCCAGTGCGGCCAAGGACCAGAGCACAGTCGACTTCCTGCTGCACATCATCCCCAAGACCTTCACCGACGCCTTCACCGGCAACGGCGACCTGCTGCAGGTGCTGCTGCTGGCGGTGCTGTTCGGCTTCGCCCTGCTGCACATGGGCAAGTCCGGCGAGAAGGTGATCGACCTGTTCGAGACCGTGTCCAAGGCGTTCTTCGGCATGATGGGCATGATCATGAAGCTGGCCCCGATCGGTGCCGGCGCGGCGATGGCCTTCACCATCGGCAAGTACGGGGTGGATTCGCTCGGTCCGCTGGCCCGGCTGATGGGCAGCTTCTACCTGACCTGCGCGGTGTTCATCCTGCTCGTGCTCGGCGCCATCGCCTACTTCACCGGCTTCAGCATCCTGCGCTTCATCCGCTACATCCGCGACGAACTGCTGCTGGTGCTGGGCACCTCGTCCTCGGAATCGGCGCTGGTGCCGCTGATGCGCAAGCTCGAGCGCCTGGGCTGCTCCAAGCCGGTGGTCGGCCTGGTGGTGCCCAGCGGCTACTCCTTCAACCTCGACGGCACCAACATCTACCTGACCATGGCGACGATCTTCATCGCCCAGGCGCTGAACGTCGAGCTGACCCTGACCCAGGAACTGACCCTGCTCGCAGTGGCGATGCTGACCTCCAAGGGCGCCTCGGGCGTCACCGGCGCCGGCTTCATCACCCTCGCCGCGACCCTGACCGTGGTGCCCGCGGTGCCGGTGGCCGGGCTGGCGCTGATCCTCGGCATCGACCGATTCATGAGCGAGGCGCGCGCGCTGACCAACTTCATCGGCAACGGCGTGGCCACGATCGTGGTCGCGCGCTGGGAGAACGAGCTGGACCGCGACCGTCTGCAGCGCGAGCTGCTCAACCCGCCCAGCGCGACCGACCTCGACGTCGACCTGCCTTCCGATCACCACGGTCCGCTGGCCGACAAGACCGCCTGA
- a CDS encoding MFS transporter, with protein sequence MSAITADTAAGPAGAETTTPATAMTAGQRLKSIFSGSIGNLVEYYDWYVYSAFSLYFAHVFFPKGDKISQALNAGAIFAVGFLMRPLGGWVFGRYADRNGRRAALMLSVLMMCAGSLIITFTPGYETIGVLAPVLLVLARLMQGLSVGGEYGSSATYLSEMSSRENRGFWSSFLYVTLILGQLLALLVLIVLQQFVLDEEQLKSWGWRIPFAIGALAAVVALYLRRNMQETESFAKLKAGDTPARKEGSLRTLMQHPRAVLTVVGLTMGGTLAFYTYTNYMLKFLTISTGFDKETASLINAATLFVYMLMQPLVGALSDRIGRRPLLIAFGVLGATLTVPVMHLIQGAQTPMQAFWLIMILLSAVSGYTAINAVVKAELFPVEIRALGVGLPYALTVALFGGTAEPVALWFKKIGMETGFFWYVSACIACSLLVYVLMPDTRKHSHIDRD encoded by the coding sequence TTGAGCGCGATTACCGCTGACACCGCCGCCGGCCCCGCCGGCGCCGAGACCACGACGCCCGCTACGGCGATGACCGCCGGACAGCGCCTGAAGTCGATCTTCTCCGGTTCGATCGGCAACCTGGTCGAGTACTACGACTGGTACGTGTACAGCGCGTTCTCGCTGTACTTCGCCCACGTGTTCTTCCCCAAGGGCGACAAGATCTCGCAGGCGCTCAATGCGGGCGCGATCTTCGCCGTCGGCTTTCTGATGCGACCGCTCGGCGGCTGGGTGTTCGGCCGCTACGCCGACCGCAACGGCCGCCGCGCCGCGCTGATGCTGTCGGTGCTGATGATGTGCGCCGGCTCGCTCATCATCACCTTCACCCCCGGCTACGAAACCATCGGCGTGCTGGCGCCGGTGCTGCTGGTGCTGGCGCGGCTGATGCAGGGCCTGAGCGTCGGCGGCGAATACGGCAGCTCGGCCACCTACCTCAGCGAAATGTCCTCGCGCGAGAACCGCGGCTTCTGGTCCAGCTTCCTCTACGTGACCCTGATCCTGGGCCAGTTGCTGGCGCTGTTGGTGCTGATCGTGCTGCAGCAGTTCGTGCTCGACGAGGAGCAGCTCAAGTCCTGGGGCTGGCGCATTCCGTTCGCGATCGGCGCGCTGGCCGCGGTCGTCGCCCTGTACCTGCGCCGCAACATGCAGGAGACCGAGTCCTTCGCCAAGCTCAAGGCCGGCGACACGCCAGCGCGCAAGGAAGGCTCGTTGCGCACGCTGATGCAGCATCCGCGCGCGGTGCTGACCGTGGTCGGCCTGACCATGGGCGGCACGCTGGCGTTCTACACCTACACCAACTACATGCTGAAGTTCCTCACCATCAGCACCGGCTTCGACAAGGAGACCGCGTCGCTGATCAACGCGGCCACCTTGTTCGTGTACATGCTGATGCAGCCGCTGGTGGGCGCGCTGTCGGACCGGATCGGCCGCCGCCCGCTGCTGATCGCCTTCGGCGTGCTCGGCGCGACCCTGACCGTGCCGGTGATGCACCTGATCCAGGGCGCGCAGACGCCGATGCAGGCGTTCTGGCTGATCATGATCCTGCTCAGCGCGGTCAGCGGCTACACCGCGATCAACGCGGTGGTGAAGGCCGAATTGTTCCCGGTCGAGATCCGCGCCCTCGGCGTCGGCCTGCCCTACGCGCTGACCGTGGCCCTGTTCGGCGGCACCGCCGAACCGGTCGCGCTGTGGTTCAAGAAGATCGGCATGGAGACCGGCTTCTTCTGGTACGTCAGCGCCTGCATCGCCTGCTCGCTGCTGGTCTACGTGCTGATGCCGGACACCCGCAAGCACTCGCACATCGACCGCGACTGA